Genomic DNA from Candidatus Neomarinimicrobiota bacterium:
GGTTCGGAGCGACAATAGCAAAACAGCAGAAATTATTTATTAATATGTTGACCGTGTCGAAGAAAGAGGGGAACAACGCCGGGTACGAGCGCGCTGCTAAGGCAGCGGCGAAGCTGCTCAAAGCTCAGGGTGTGGATTTCGAACAGCATACAAGAATCGGTGATCCTGTCGATACGTTTATAGAGTTTGCTGGGGACGATAATATACTGGTAATGGGAGTCTCCAGCCAATCACCGCTGAAAAAGTTTTTCATGGGAAGTAAACCGATTAAAACACTTCAAAGAGCTAATACTCCGATTCTTATAGTTCGCTAATAGAATAAATAGATGTATAAAGTAAGAGCTCCACACCGTGGATCGCGGAGCTCTTTGCCATCATAATATATATGCAAGCTGATTATTTCGGTGTCAGATTCGGGGAGAGGTTTTAATATTATGGACGATTTTTTGAAACACTTACTCTAATAATAATCGTTTAGGGATCTATGCGCAACAATGCAAATCTGAACTGGCGGGTAATGAGATATTTTATTAAAAATCGGTGTCGTGGGACGATTCCCCAAAACGATGAATTTATCTATACGGTCTATATCCGAGAGCGGCTCTGCGGGCTCTTTTTTCCGCTTTCGCTTTTTTCATTCTCTTTTGCTGACTCGGTTTGACGTAGTAGGAGTTCTTTCTAAAGTCCTTAAGGATACCCGCTTTTTCGTATTTCTTTTTAAATCTCCGTAACGCTTTTTCAAGCGGCTCGTCTTTTCTTACTAATACTTGTACCATATTTAGTGTGGTCTTCTCCTAACGGGTCAGCCGAGATATGCTCTCAGTTTTTTGCTGCGTGATTTATGCCTGAGTCTCCGTATCGCTTTTTCCTTTATCTGGCGGACTCTTTCACGAGTCACGCTGAATTCTTCTCCGATTTCGTTCAACGTCAGCGGATATTCTCTGTCAATCCCGAAATACATTCTAATGATTTCCCGCTCTCTGTCCTTTAGCGTATCGAGCGCTGCGGCAATTTCATTTTTCAGTGATTCCGACATCAA
This window encodes:
- the rpsU gene encoding 30S ribosomal protein S21 produces the protein MVQVLVRKDEPLEKALRRFKKKYEKAGILKDFRKNSYYVKPSQQKRMKKAKAEKRARRAALGYRPYR